Proteins encoded within one genomic window of Paraglaciecola psychrophila 170:
- a CDS encoding GspH/FimT family pseudopilin produces the protein MKQQKGVTLVELMVTVSIVAIILTFVGPSIQSILIKNRIVAEINEISSLIQYARHHAIDEQALVVVCPSTDYSVCSKDWNNPKIVFIDEDNNAIRGATETLLVTISATSATSLMTNTTDTIKFTGTGEANETTEILLCHKDGKAENARSLSVTLQGRVKMSTDSDKNGINENLSGTELSC, from the coding sequence GTGAAACAACAAAAAGGTGTGACACTGGTTGAGTTAATGGTCACTGTCTCCATTGTTGCGATAATACTGACATTTGTTGGCCCAAGTATTCAAAGTATCTTAATAAAAAATCGGATTGTCGCAGAAATCAACGAAATCAGCTCATTGATTCAGTATGCCAGACACCATGCGATAGACGAACAAGCGCTGGTAGTAGTATGCCCATCTACAGATTATTCTGTATGTTCAAAAGACTGGAACAATCCTAAAATAGTATTTATAGATGAAGACAACAACGCTATTCGAGGCGCTACAGAAACGTTACTCGTCACTATAAGTGCAACATCTGCAACTAGTTTGATGACCAACACAACCGATACCATTAAGTTTACTGGAACCGGTGAAGCAAATGAAACGACTGAAATATTACTTTGTCACAAGGATGGGAAAGCAGAAAATGCGCGCTCTTTGTCTGTAACCTTACAAGGAAGGGTTAAAATGAGTACTGACAGTGACAAAAATGGCATCAACGAAAATTTATCAGGTACCGAGCTCTCTTGTTAA
- the glpQ gene encoding glycerophosphodiester phosphodiesterase, translating to MKPYLLGLLMIAFTSQVIASKPLVIAHRGAPGYLPEHTLESVTLAYALGADFIEQDLVVTKDLKLIVLHDIHLETVTNVEQVFPIRKREDGRYYALDFTLTELKTLNVHERQDANGNQVFPNRYNGKGTFQIATFEEQIELIQQLNRQLNKNTGLYPEIKSPAWHKEQGVDISQLVMAVLRKHQLDDPNKAIYLQCFDFAETQRLRNDLNAKVKLIQLIAENDWLESPTDYDVLKTQAGLKAIAKVAQGVGPWIPQLVDLKTMQPTAFVDQAHIAGLKVHPYTFRKDALPENINTQQTLQLLFKDLKVDGLFTDFTDTVVTYLAE from the coding sequence ATGAAACCTTACCTTTTAGGACTACTAATGATCGCCTTTACGAGTCAAGTGATTGCTTCGAAACCTTTGGTAATTGCACATCGAGGTGCCCCGGGTTACTTACCAGAACATACCCTTGAGTCGGTGACTTTAGCCTACGCGTTAGGCGCTGACTTTATTGAACAAGACTTAGTTGTTACCAAAGATTTAAAATTAATAGTATTGCATGATATTCACCTTGAAACGGTGACGAATGTAGAGCAAGTATTTCCCATTAGAAAACGTGAAGATGGACGTTATTATGCCTTAGATTTTACCTTGACAGAATTGAAGACTCTCAACGTACATGAACGTCAAGATGCAAACGGTAATCAAGTTTTCCCTAATCGTTATAATGGAAAAGGCACCTTTCAAATTGCCACTTTTGAAGAACAAATAGAATTAATACAGCAACTCAATCGTCAGTTAAATAAAAACACGGGCCTTTATCCAGAGATAAAGTCACCTGCATGGCACAAGGAGCAAGGGGTAGATATAAGCCAGCTGGTGATGGCGGTGTTGAGAAAACATCAACTAGATGACCCAAATAAGGCTATATATTTACAGTGTTTTGACTTTGCCGAAACTCAAAGGTTACGAAATGACCTCAACGCAAAAGTAAAACTCATACAACTTATTGCCGAAAACGATTGGTTAGAATCACCCACCGACTATGATGTTTTAAAAACTCAAGCAGGATTGAAAGCGATAGCTAAAGTTGCACAAGGGGTCGGCCCTTGGATACCACAACTTGTTGACCTCAAAACTATGCAGCCTACGGCATTTGTTGACCAGGCACATATTGCTGGTCTAAAAGTTCATCCTTATACTTTTCGCAAAGACGCACTGCCAGAGAACATCAACACTCAACAAACACTACAACTATTGTTTAAGGATTTAAAAGTGGATGGTTTGTTCACGGATTTTACCGATACTGTGGTGACTTATCTTGCGGAATAA
- a CDS encoding putative DNA alkylation repair enzyme, giving the protein MANNLNDIGKDHPELLAGIAKNWLENAPDDRVWLVKHVLRSA; this is encoded by the coding sequence GTGGCCAATAACCTCAATGATATTGGTAAGGACCATCCTGAACTTTTAGCAGGCATAGCTAAAAATTGGCTTGAAAATGCACCTGACGACAGAGTGTGGTTAGTGAAGCATGTACTGCGTAGCGCGTAA
- the gloA gene encoding lactoylglutathione lyase — protein MRLLHTMLRVGNLQTSIDFYTKLMGMKLLRQADNKEYQYTLAFIGYGEESDTTVLELTYNWGKDQYNIGEAYGHIAIGVDDIYALCEFIQQQGGDVYRKPGPVKDGESVIAFVRDPDGYATELIEIK, from the coding sequence ATGCGATTACTACACACTATGTTGCGGGTCGGTAACCTTCAAACCTCAATTGATTTTTACACCAAACTGATGGGTATGAAACTGCTTAGGCAAGCTGACAACAAAGAGTACCAATATACGTTAGCCTTTATTGGATATGGTGAGGAGTCTGATACAACCGTGTTGGAGCTTACTTATAATTGGGGAAAAGATCAGTACAATATCGGTGAAGCCTATGGGCATATCGCTATCGGAGTTGATGATATCTATGCCTTGTGTGAATTTATTCAGCAACAAGGTGGTGATGTGTACCGCAAACCAGGGCCCGTAAAAGACGGCGAGTCAGTGATCGCATTTGTTCGTGATCCAGACGGCTATGCAACTGAATTAATAGAAATCAAATAA
- a CDS encoding GMC family oxidoreductase, translating to MQKPSQTQFDFIIIGAGSAGATLAARLTENNQFSVCLIEAGGKDKSPFIHIPFGLAFLSRMTNLGWEYDTEPQSQLNNRKLFWPRGKVLGGSSSLNAMCYIRGVPEDYDRWSDMGAKGWDWETVLPYFKKSEKQQHGESELHGADGYLSVSDLCHTNPLSDSFVEAAEEIGLSKVTDFNSADREGLGFYQVTQENGQRCSTAKGYLTPALTRPNLTVLTKALVEKIQINDGVATGVKLQLDGQSIELTASKEVLLCAGAINSPQVLMLSGIGPKEHLTEKGIELKADLPGVGQNLQDHLDAIVQHRCKNRNSYSISLALIPRYVKNAFNYLFNRKGIFTSNVAEAGGFDKTQSAADIPDIQYHFLPAILLNHGRATAFGYGYGVHVCGLYPKSRGEIKLRSNKPNDPAMIDPHYLEHPDDQKVMIDGVRRARKILGAPSFRQYQSWEVGPGPEAQSDEQILAFIRKKSETIYHPVGTCKMGDIGDVMTVVDSELQVKGVKGLRVVDASVMPTLVGGNTNAPTIMIAERCADLIKQQYS from the coding sequence ATGCAAAAACCTTCTCAAACACAATTCGACTTTATTATCATAGGCGCCGGTTCGGCAGGCGCAACTTTAGCCGCACGTTTAACTGAAAATAATCAGTTTAGTGTATGTTTAATTGAAGCGGGTGGTAAAGATAAAAGTCCTTTTATTCATATTCCATTCGGTCTGGCCTTTCTTTCTAGGATGACCAATTTAGGTTGGGAATATGATACTGAGCCTCAATCCCAATTGAATAATCGCAAGCTTTTTTGGCCTAGAGGTAAAGTCTTAGGTGGTTCAAGCTCACTCAATGCTATGTGTTACATACGTGGTGTGCCTGAGGATTATGACCGATGGAGTGATATGGGGGCCAAAGGATGGGACTGGGAAACCGTGTTACCTTATTTTAAAAAATCAGAAAAACAACAGCACGGTGAGAGCGAACTGCATGGTGCAGACGGTTATCTTAGTGTCAGCGACTTATGTCACACTAACCCTCTATCAGACTCTTTTGTTGAAGCAGCTGAAGAAATTGGCCTATCAAAAGTCACTGACTTTAATAGTGCTGACCGAGAAGGATTGGGCTTTTATCAGGTTACTCAGGAAAATGGTCAACGTTGTTCTACAGCTAAGGGGTATTTAACACCGGCATTAACACGACCTAATTTAACGGTGTTGACTAAAGCTTTGGTTGAGAAAATTCAAATCAACGATGGCGTAGCGACTGGGGTAAAACTGCAACTCGATGGCCAATCTATTGAACTCACTGCTAGTAAAGAGGTGCTGCTATGTGCTGGTGCGATTAACTCACCACAAGTACTCATGTTGTCTGGTATTGGCCCGAAAGAGCATCTAACTGAAAAAGGTATTGAATTAAAAGCAGATTTACCAGGGGTAGGACAAAACTTACAAGATCACCTTGACGCCATAGTCCAACACCGCTGCAAAAACCGAAATAGTTATTCGATCTCACTTGCTCTTATTCCACGTTATGTCAAAAACGCATTCAACTACTTGTTTAATCGAAAAGGCATTTTTACCAGTAATGTTGCTGAAGCGGGTGGTTTTGATAAAACCCAAAGTGCAGCCGATATTCCCGATATTCAATATCACTTCTTACCAGCGATTTTGCTGAATCACGGGCGTGCAACAGCGTTTGGTTACGGCTATGGAGTGCATGTCTGTGGTCTGTATCCCAAAAGCCGAGGTGAAATTAAATTACGTTCGAATAAGCCCAACGATCCTGCCATGATTGATCCTCACTACCTTGAGCATCCCGATGACCAAAAAGTGATGATTGACGGTGTGCGCCGTGCCAGAAAAATTTTGGGAGCACCATCATTTAGGCAATATCAATCTTGGGAAGTCGGACCTGGTCCAGAAGCCCAAAGTGATGAGCAAATATTAGCCTTTATCCGCAAAAAATCTGAAACCATTTATCATCCAGTCGGTACTTGTAAAATGGGTGATATAGGCGATGTTATGACAGTTGTAGACTCGGAGTTGCAAGTAAAAGGAGTTAAAGGCCTAAGAGTGGTTGATGCCTCAGTTATGCCGACACTTGTTGGTGGGAATACCAATGCCCCCACTATCATGATTGCAGAGCGCTGTGCGGATTTAATTAAGCAGCAGTATTCATAA
- a CDS encoding HvfC family RiPP maturation protein — MKPFQVIQHDFIQHIKNSEAKPFAGGIEERRLKIYRELFFNNILGFLSSGFPVLQSLYDEQQWKFLARNFFIEHQCNSPYFIDISKEFVEYLSSEYQLCESDPIFMGELAHYEWLELDVSVRTSNQSVTAWDGHSPITQVQMSDLASLVSYQYPVHQISVDFIPSQASEVVYLVIYRDASDEVNFTLLNAVSAHLLNTIMQQGVVTVDSLSKIMIESMPQLDVKQITESLQQVLKQLLLQQILFPTEE; from the coding sequence ATGAAGCCTTTTCAAGTTATCCAGCATGATTTTATTCAGCATATAAAAAATTCTGAGGCTAAACCGTTTGCTGGTGGTATCGAAGAAAGACGTTTAAAAATTTATCGAGAGTTGTTTTTTAACAATATTTTGGGCTTTCTAAGTTCTGGGTTCCCTGTATTGCAGAGTCTGTATGATGAACAACAATGGAAATTTTTGGCTCGAAACTTTTTTATTGAACATCAATGTAATTCTCCTTATTTCATTGATATTAGTAAAGAATTTGTAGAATACTTAAGTAGCGAGTACCAACTCTGTGAGTCTGACCCTATATTTATGGGTGAATTAGCACATTACGAATGGTTGGAGTTGGATGTCAGTGTGCGTACGTCGAATCAAAGCGTTACTGCATGGGATGGACATTCACCGATAACCCAGGTTCAAATGTCTGACTTAGCAAGTTTAGTCAGTTACCAATATCCTGTTCACCAAATAAGTGTCGATTTTATTCCCTCGCAGGCTAGCGAAGTTGTGTATCTAGTGATTTACCGGGATGCCTCCGATGAAGTGAACTTTACGTTGCTTAATGCGGTGTCTGCACATTTGCTAAACACTATTATGCAACAAGGAGTAGTAACAGTTGATTCGTTAAGTAAAATTATGATTGAATCCATGCCGCAATTAGACGTAAAGCAAATTACTGAATCGTTGCAACAAGTACTAAAACAGTTATTATTACAACAGATATTATTCCCTACAGAGGAATAG
- a CDS encoding HvfB family MNIO-type RiPP peptide maturase → MMNKHLSGVGLGLRREMLDQLLPDIPSSVDFWEVAPENWIPLGGKYQKHLNQFTSACNFVSHGLSLSIGSPDPLDIKLCKNVKTFLDRHNILYYSEHLSYCSGQGHLYDLMPIPFTEEAVKHVVERVKQVQDIIERPLLLENVSYYAAPGQEMTEQEFTLSVLNDSGCLMLLDVNNIYVNSINHGYDAEGFLAAMPTGKIVYGHIAGHYDEAEDLKIDTHGADVIEPVWRLLQKAYEIHGVFPTLLERDFNIPPITELLVEMERIRTIQLRVQQQVSPPHLKKIKA, encoded by the coding sequence ATGATGAATAAACATCTTTCAGGAGTGGGCTTAGGTCTTCGCCGAGAAATGCTCGACCAGCTATTACCTGACATCCCCAGCTCGGTTGATTTTTGGGAAGTAGCCCCCGAAAATTGGATACCCCTTGGCGGAAAATATCAGAAACACCTTAACCAATTTACCTCTGCCTGTAATTTTGTCAGCCATGGCTTGTCTTTGTCGATCGGTAGCCCTGATCCTCTTGATATCAAACTTTGTAAAAACGTCAAAACGTTTTTAGATAGACATAATATTTTATATTACAGTGAGCATTTAAGTTATTGTTCTGGTCAGGGTCATCTATATGATCTTATGCCGATCCCCTTTACTGAAGAAGCAGTCAAACATGTAGTCGAGCGGGTTAAACAAGTGCAAGATATTATCGAGCGGCCATTGCTGTTAGAAAATGTATCTTATTATGCCGCACCTGGACAAGAGATGACCGAACAAGAATTCACATTATCGGTGCTTAACGACTCAGGTTGTTTGATGTTGTTAGACGTGAATAATATTTATGTTAATTCTATTAATCACGGTTACGATGCCGAGGGCTTTTTGGCTGCGATGCCCACGGGTAAAATTGTCTATGGTCACATTGCAGGACATTATGACGAAGCTGAAGACTTAAAAATTGATACTCACGGTGCCGATGTCATCGAACCGGTTTGGCGATTACTTCAAAAAGCTTATGAAATTCACGGGGTTTTTCCGACGTTATTAGAAAGAGACTTTAATATACCGCCAATCACAGAATTGTTAGTGGAAATGGAAAGAATAAGAACTATTCAACTGCGTGTACAGCAGCAAGTGTCTCCCCCGCATCTTAAAAAAATTAAAGCTTAA
- the glnB gene encoding nitrogen regulatory protein P-II gives MKKIEAVIKPFKMDDVREALSEVGVSGMTVTEVKGFGRQKGHTELYRGAEYNVDFLPKVKIELIVSNEQVDRCIEAIMNTAQTGKIGDGKIFVYDVERVIRIRTGEENEDAV, from the coding sequence ATGAAAAAAATTGAAGCGGTAATTAAACCATTTAAAATGGACGATGTGCGTGAAGCATTGTCAGAAGTGGGCGTAAGTGGCATGACTGTCACCGAGGTTAAAGGTTTTGGCCGGCAAAAAGGTCATACTGAATTATATCGTGGCGCTGAATACAATGTTGATTTTCTACCTAAGGTTAAAATCGAATTGATTGTGTCGAATGAACAAGTAGATCGTTGTATTGAAGCTATTATGAACACCGCGCAAACAGGAAAAATAGGTGATGGAAAGATATTTGTGTATGACGTAGAGCGAGTTATCAGAATCCGAACGGGTGAAGAAAACGAAGACGCGGTTTGA
- the apt gene encoding adenine phosphoribosyltransferase, producing MSAEYIKSVIKTVPNYPKPGIMFRDVTSVLEDHKAYSASIELLLKHYAPMGFDKVAGTEARGFLFGAPLAIELGIGFIPVRKPNKLPREVISESYELEYGTDSLEIHRDAVKPGEKVLMLDDLLATGGTMVATANLIRRLGGVVEHAGFVISLPALGGEQKLTDCGVTSFSICEFDGE from the coding sequence GTGTCCGCCGAATATATAAAATCGGTTATTAAAACCGTTCCTAATTACCCAAAACCTGGGATCATGTTTCGTGATGTGACCTCCGTTTTAGAAGATCACAAAGCCTACTCAGCCTCGATCGAACTCTTATTGAAGCATTATGCGCCAATGGGTTTTGATAAAGTCGCGGGTACCGAAGCTCGTGGATTTTTGTTTGGTGCACCTCTGGCTATAGAGTTAGGTATAGGATTTATTCCTGTGCGTAAGCCAAACAAACTTCCACGGGAAGTGATTAGCGAAAGTTACGAACTTGAATACGGTACAGATAGCTTAGAAATCCACCGAGATGCCGTTAAGCCTGGTGAAAAAGTATTGATGTTAGATGATTTATTGGCAACTGGCGGTACTATGGTTGCCACAGCTAATTTGATCAGGCGCCTAGGCGGTGTAGTTGAACACGCTGGTTTTGTTATTTCTTTACCTGCACTCGGTGGCGAGCAAAAGCTCACCGATTGTGGCGTTACCAGTTTTTCTATTTGCGAATTCGACGGCGAGTAA
- the dnaX gene encoding DNA polymerase III subunit gamma/tau, whose protein sequence is MSYQVLARKWRPNRFGELVGQEHVVTAISNALDNNRLHHAYLFTGTRGVGKTTIARIFSKSLNCEQGLSAKPCGQCSTCKEIENGNFIDLLEIDAASRTKVEDTRELLDNVQYKPSRGRFKVYLIDEVHMLSKHSFNALLKTLEEPPPHVKFLLATTDPQKLPVTILSRCLQFNLKALSRTQISQQLDFVLGEEGIVFDKEALNQLARAAQGSMRDALSLTDQAIAQGNGVVSLQIVTDMLGLMDKNQVLKLVHAIVQKDSAAVMQQVEFMANQAPDYGLVLAEIMSLLHQIALTQFVPDACKLETISARAIFQLAKSVPAEQIQLLYQIALTGKKDLPHAADARTGLEMTLLRMLAFCPDNVKMEALDIVALTPKVDGRSQQAAIQETSQTSDHVNSASVVTKPTAHVADDVVHQNQPLLEPVAERLEQNSSVAAVIAENQSPVQQDVSTESLSEILPEISPEISPLSRQEQTDEFDDVLTTASDIDLFAQQQDIMAQAADFGHHQPNDYEQYQPVALDERPHQAFDVEHEPINNENPGMHTQPTEQLTGTKPTTSTADLIALRNKLKQRQRDGGEGAERVKKSESAKPFNLAAIRKQNQEAANQPAATYDDRQSQDIPAASAPVSQLQVTPLSAGHVIDNSPPWPVENESQSTAVVAPMPSAEFTHVLSPLVSSPFSVEKTLQEAEYFDSSAHLDEENVGEVTQEISAFLPNKQKVLKALQIDGWSQLIEDIQVTALTKQLALHSSFNQQGNTVKLILLETKVHLISETAQQQLKEALCLALNSPIELEIELGRPINTPYALQLKVNQVRHEYAREVVKSDPGIQLLQKQFAAKVDEQSIRAR, encoded by the coding sequence ATGAGTTATCAAGTTTTAGCAAGGAAATGGCGACCTAACCGTTTTGGCGAGTTAGTTGGGCAAGAACATGTCGTTACCGCCATTTCTAATGCGCTTGATAACAATAGATTGCATCATGCTTATTTATTTACCGGTACGCGAGGTGTTGGCAAAACCACTATCGCCCGTATTTTTTCAAAAAGTTTAAATTGTGAACAAGGTTTAAGTGCTAAACCTTGTGGACAATGTAGTACCTGTAAAGAAATCGAAAATGGCAACTTTATTGATTTGCTTGAAATAGATGCCGCATCACGAACTAAGGTGGAAGATACCCGCGAGTTGCTTGACAACGTGCAATACAAACCCAGCCGTGGTCGCTTCAAAGTTTATTTGATCGATGAAGTCCACATGTTGTCAAAGCATAGTTTTAATGCTTTGTTGAAAACCCTTGAAGAGCCACCGCCTCATGTAAAATTCTTATTGGCGACGACTGACCCACAAAAACTACCAGTAACGATTTTATCCCGCTGTTTACAATTTAATCTTAAGGCCTTGTCTCGCACACAAATCAGCCAGCAATTAGATTTTGTACTGGGCGAAGAAGGCATTGTGTTTGATAAAGAAGCGCTTAACCAATTAGCTAGAGCTGCCCAAGGTAGTATGCGTGATGCGTTAAGTCTGACCGACCAAGCCATTGCCCAAGGCAACGGTGTAGTGAGTTTGCAGATTGTCACAGATATGCTGGGCTTGATGGACAAAAATCAGGTGCTTAAGTTAGTTCACGCTATCGTACAAAAAGATAGTGCGGCGGTTATGCAACAAGTCGAGTTTATGGCTAATCAAGCACCAGACTATGGCTTGGTGCTGGCTGAAATTATGAGCTTGTTACACCAAATTGCCTTAACCCAATTTGTGCCTGACGCATGTAAATTAGAAACAATTTCAGCCAGAGCTATTTTTCAATTGGCTAAATCTGTGCCTGCTGAACAGATTCAATTACTATATCAAATTGCCCTAACAGGTAAAAAAGACTTACCCCATGCAGCTGATGCTAGAACAGGTCTAGAAATGACCTTGTTGCGTATGTTGGCCTTCTGCCCTGATAATGTGAAAATGGAAGCGCTAGATATTGTTGCTTTAACTCCAAAGGTTGATGGGCGGTCACAACAAGCTGCCATTCAGGAAACAAGTCAAACAAGCGACCATGTTAACTCAGCCTCGGTAGTGACTAAGCCTACCGCCCATGTTGCTGATGATGTGGTACATCAAAACCAGCCTTTACTTGAACCTGTTGCGGAGCGTTTGGAGCAAAACAGTTCTGTAGCTGCGGTGATAGCTGAAAACCAGTCGCCTGTGCAACAAGACGTCAGTACTGAGTCTTTATCTGAAATATTACCCGAGATTTCACCCGAAATTTCGCCCTTATCCCGACAAGAACAAACTGATGAGTTTGATGATGTTCTAACAACAGCATCAGACATTGACTTATTTGCTCAACAGCAAGATATAATGGCGCAAGCAGCAGACTTTGGTCATCATCAGCCGAACGATTACGAACAATACCAGCCTGTTGCATTGGACGAGCGCCCGCATCAAGCATTTGATGTTGAGCATGAGCCAATCAACAATGAAAATCCTGGGATGCATACGCAGCCTACTGAGCAGCTTACCGGTACAAAACCTACTACCTCGACAGCTGATTTAATAGCACTTCGCAATAAGCTTAAACAAAGACAACGTGATGGGGGGGAAGGGGCTGAACGAGTAAAAAAGTCTGAAAGTGCCAAGCCATTTAATTTAGCCGCGATCCGCAAGCAAAACCAAGAAGCTGCAAATCAGCCTGCTGCTACTTATGACGATAGGCAAAGTCAGGATATACCTGCAGCATCTGCTCCAGTATCTCAACTGCAAGTAACACCTCTTAGCGCAGGCCATGTAATAGATAACTCACCGCCTTGGCCGGTCGAAAACGAGTCACAATCTACAGCGGTAGTTGCACCGATGCCTTCAGCTGAGTTTACACACGTGCTTTCACCCTTGGTCAGCAGCCCTTTCTCAGTAGAAAAAACGCTTCAGGAAGCAGAATACTTCGATTCTAGTGCTCATTTAGACGAAGAAAATGTTGGTGAAGTCACCCAAGAGATTTCTGCTTTTTTACCGAATAAACAAAAAGTCTTAAAAGCTTTACAAATTGATGGCTGGAGTCAATTAATTGAAGATATTCAAGTAACGGCTTTAACAAAACAATTGGCCTTGCACTCTTCTTTTAATCAGCAAGGCAACACAGTCAAATTGATTCTTTTAGAGACTAAAGTACATCTTATTTCTGAAACCGCACAGCAACAGCTTAAAGAGGCGCTGTGTTTAGCACTTAATAGTCCGATTGAGCTTGAAATCGAGCTAGGGCGACCCATTAACACTCCTTATGCTTTGCAATTAAAAGTTAACCAAGTGCGTCATGAATACGCGAGGGAAGTAGTGAAGAGTGATCCCGGCATCCAATTGTTACAAAAACAATTTGCTGCCAAGGTCGACGAACAAAGTATTCGAGCAAGATAG
- the nadE gene encoding ammonia-dependent NAD(+) synthetase, translating into MQTSTVIEQMRVLPKIDVNYEVERRVDFIKTQLINSGMTNLVLGISGGIDSCALGKLAQISVNQLNKEYARNYQFIAVRLPYNVQADEADAQASIDFIQPSQNLAVNIQPGADAIDQQTRLALDTAGLLTGSESKCDFVKGNVKARTRMVIQYQVAGILDALVLGTDHSAENVTGFYTKYGDGACDLAPLFGLNKRQIRQIAEFLGAPQNIIYKAPTADLETLAPQKSDEQALGMSYDQIDDFLEGRVVAVDIAEKLVAIFEKTQHKRVPIPTIYD; encoded by the coding sequence ATGCAAACGAGTACTGTGATAGAACAAATGCGGGTTTTACCTAAAATCGATGTTAATTATGAAGTTGAGCGTAGAGTTGATTTTATTAAAACTCAGCTTATTAATAGCGGGATGACAAATTTAGTTTTAGGTATAAGTGGAGGCATTGATTCTTGTGCTTTAGGAAAGTTGGCTCAAATCTCAGTCAACCAATTAAATAAAGAATACGCCCGAAACTATCAGTTTATTGCGGTCAGGTTGCCATATAATGTGCAAGCAGATGAGGCCGATGCTCAAGCTTCAATCGACTTTATTCAACCAAGTCAAAATCTTGCAGTGAATATACAACCTGGTGCAGATGCGATAGATCAACAAACTCGTTTAGCTCTTGATACTGCTGGGTTGCTTACGGGTAGTGAAAGTAAGTGCGACTTTGTCAAAGGTAACGTTAAGGCGCGCACCCGCATGGTGATACAGTATCAAGTGGCCGGCATACTTGATGCTTTAGTTTTAGGGACGGACCATTCTGCAGAAAATGTTACTGGTTTTTATACTAAGTATGGTGATGGAGCATGTGATCTTGCACCTCTGTTTGGTTTAAATAAACGCCAAATAAGACAAATAGCTGAATTTTTAGGTGCGCCACAAAATATTATTTATAAAGCGCCAACAGCTGATTTAGAAACATTAGCACCACAAAAATCGGATGAACAGGCTTTAGGAATGAGTTATGACCAGATTGATGACTTTTTAGAAGGTAGAGTAGTCGCTGTTGATATTGCTGAAAAACTGGTCGCTATTTTTGAAAAAACGCAACATAAACGTGTTCCTATTCCAACCATATATGATTAG
- a CDS encoding YbaB/EbfC family nucleoid-associated protein codes for MMMKGGMGNMMKQAQQMQERMQKNQEELAKTEVTGESGAGLVKVTMTCSHAVRRVDIDSSLMEEDKEMIEDLVAAAFNDGVRRVQETTKEKMADVTGGMPLPPGFKMPF; via the coding sequence ATTATGATGAAAGGTGGAATGGGTAACATGATGAAGCAAGCGCAACAAATGCAAGAGCGCATGCAGAAAAATCAAGAAGAGTTAGCCAAAACAGAAGTCACTGGTGAGTCTGGTGCGGGTTTGGTTAAAGTTACAATGACGTGCAGTCATGCCGTACGTAGAGTTGATATCGATTCCAGCCTGATGGAAGAAGATAAAGAAATGATCGAAGATTTGGTTGCCGCGGCCTTTAATGACGGCGTTAGACGTGTACAAGAAACCACCAAAGAAAAAATGGCCGACGTAACTGGCGGTATGCCTTTACCTCCTGGCTTTAAGATGCCTTTTTAA
- a CDS encoding HvfA family oxazolone/thioamide-modified RiPP metallophore: MQKIKKTAIATALGAVVIGSLASISVQANTNPFSVHSLESGYMQSVTEGKCGGDKAEKAAKTMKEGKCGEGKCGGDKTEKAAKTMKEGKCGEGKCGGDKVEKAAKTMKEGKCGGDKAEKAAKAMKEGKCGEGKCGGDKVEKASKVMKEGKCGEGKCGGQA; encoded by the coding sequence ATGCAAAAAATTAAAAAAACAGCTATCGCTACTGCACTGGGTGCAGTTGTTATCGGCTCTCTTGCTTCTATCAGTGTCCAAGCCAACACTAACCCGTTTAGCGTTCATTCTTTAGAATCTGGCTACATGCAAAGTGTCACAGAAGGCAAATGCGGTGGAGATAAAGCCGAAAAAGCAGCCAAAACCATGAAAGAAGGCAAATGTGGTGAAGGTAAGTGCGGCGGAGATAAAACCGAAAAAGCAGCCAAAACCATGAAAGAAGGCAAATGTGGTGAAGGTAAATGCGGTGGTGATAAAGTCGAAAAAGCAGCCAAAACCATGAAAGAAGGTAAATGCGGCGGTGATAAAGCTGAAAAAGCAGCCAAAGCCATGAAAGAAGGCAAATGTGGCGAAGGTAAATGCGGCGGTGATAAGGTCGAAAAAGCATCTAAAGTCATGAAGGAAGGCAAATGTGGTGAAGGTAAATGCGGCGGCCAAGCTTAA